In a single window of the Rhineura floridana isolate rRhiFlo1 chromosome 3, rRhiFlo1.hap2, whole genome shotgun sequence genome:
- the LOC133380856 gene encoding zinc finger protein 345-like isoform X3, which yields MEDVLLVTDPNQKPVYRETHQETCESLVALRSPSPKPNEIFLVEEEDEEDEEEEEEEEEEEEEEEEEPCTPAPINRENTRRAKLAGEGLGSEEEEESEEEDVQQQDSPEVVELDAGMVPGNCKSLHWRVVQQVGGGKVLTAEGPPIMVLQKGYECEDCGKVFSCSSHYSKHRRTHTGERPFRCGDCGKSFNVSSNLYRHQRAHANASSKSVAPTPSLMPTRGLPYQCAECGRCFRRNTELVTHQRLHTGRLPFQCSDCGKSFSWSSHFARHLRIHTGEKPYPCNECGKRFSRSSHLYRHQRTHGTNAAANVTRAYICTYCGRSFSTTLHFDQHQRTHRGRKPYKCTLCGKAFADGLALVKHQRLHLMGGDQNHQCSECGQTFGGRSQLARHRRLHGSSDKPYGCGECGQSFSTRSQLAQHRRLHISADKPYHCGECGLSFTWSSHWERHRRIHTGERPYSCGDCGKCFGRTSHLYRHQRTHAGGQPHICPDCGKSFNSTLHFQRHQHAHHLDPDSAQLPGCTCRDCGKPCADASSLLKHQCMHTGERPHPCPQCGRRFHGTSHLYRHLRSHAHQAGETMFMPASTKCKEIASC from the exons ATGGAGGATGTGTTGCTAGTTACAGATCCTAATCAGAAGCCCGTTTACAGGGAAACTCACCAGGAGACCTGTGAAAGTCTAGTGGCACTGA GATCTCCAAGTCCTAAACCCAATGAAATCTTCCTGGTGGAAGAAGAAGAcgaagaagatgaagaagaagaagaagaagaagaagaagaagaagaagaagaagaagaagaaccttGCACCCCAGCACCTATTAATAGGGAGAATACAAGAAGAGCCAAGTTAG CAGGTGAGGGATTGGGCagcgaggaggaggaagagagtgaAGAAGAAGATGTTCAACAGCAGGATAGTCCGGAGGTGGTGGAGCTGGATGCCGGCAtggttcctgggaactgtaagagCCTGCACTGGAGGGTGGTGCAGCAAGTTGGCGGTGGCAAGGTTTTGACAGCAGAGGGTCCGCCAATCATGGTTTTGCAGAAGGGCTACGAGTGTGAGGACTGTGGGAAGGTGTTCAGCTGCAGCTCGCACTACAGTAAGCACCGGCGTACACACACAGGTGAACGTCCCTTCCGCTGTGGAGACTGCGGCAAGAGCTTCAATGTCAGCTCCAACCTTTACAGGCACCAGCGGGCCCACGCCAATGCAAGTTCCAAATCAGTCGCCCCCACACCCTCTCTAATGCCTACCCGGGGATTGCCCTATCAGTGTGCTGAATGCGGCCGGTGTTTCCGTCGCAACACAGAGCTGGTGACCCACCAGCGGCTTCACACTGGGCGCCTGCCCTTCCAGTGCAGTGACTGCGGCAAGAGCTTCTCTTGGAGCTCCCACTTTGCCCGGCACCTGAGGATCCACACTGGCGAGAAGCCCTACCCATGCAACGAGTGTGGCAAGCGCTTTAGCCGGAGCTCCCATCTCTACCGGCATCAGCGCACCCACGGCACCAATGCAGCGGCCAATGTCACCCGTGCCTACATCTGCACCTATTGTGGGCGTAGCTTCAGCACCACACTGCACTTCGACCAGCATCAGCGCACCCACCGGGGCCGCAAGCCCTACAAATGTACCCTTTGTGGCAAAGCCTTTGCAGATGGGCTGGCTTTGGTGAAACACCAGCGCTTGCACTTGATGGGGGGAGACCAGAATCACCAGTGTTCTGAGTGTGGACAAACCTTTGGGGGACGGTCCCAGCTGGCCCGCCACCGCCGACTCCACGGCAGCAGTGACAAGCCCTACGGTTGCGGGGAGTGTGGACAAAGTTTCAGCACGCGCAGCCAGCTGGCTCAGCATAGAAGACTTCACATCTCAGCTGACAAGCCATACCATTGTGGAGAGTGCGGGCTCAGCTTCACTTGGAGCTCCCACTGGGAGCGGCATCGGCGTATCCACACAGGCGAGAGGCCCTACTCCTGTGGGGACTGCGGCAAGTGCTTTGGGCGTACCTCCCACCTGTACCGTCACCAGCGCACCCATGCCGGGGGCCAGCCTCACATCTGCCCGGACTGTGGCAAGAGCTTCAACAGCACTTTGCACTTCCAGCGTCACCAGCATGCTCACCATCTCGATCCAGATAGCGCTCAGCTACCTGGCTGCACCTGCAGGGACTGTGGCAAGCCCTGTGCCGATGCCTCATCTCTGCTCAAACACCAGTGTATGCATACGGGTGAGAGGCCGCATCCCTGTCCCCAGTGTGGGCGCCGATTCCATGGCACCTCACACCTTTACCGCCACCTCCGCAGCCATGCCCACCAGGCAGGGGAGACTATGTTCATGCCAGCCTCTACAAAGTGTAAGGAGATTGCATCGTGCTAA
- the LOC133380856 gene encoding zinc finger protein 345-like isoform X2, whose amino-acid sequence MEDVLLVTDPNQKPVYRETHQETCESLVALTGSPSPKPNEIFLVEEEDEEDEEEEEEEEEEEEEEEEEPCTPAPINRENTRRAKLGEGLGSEEEEESEEEDVQQQDSPEVVELDAGMVPGNCKSLHWRVVQQVGGGKVLTAEGPPIMVLQKGYECEDCGKVFSCSSHYSKHRRTHTGERPFRCGDCGKSFNVSSNLYRHQRAHANASSKSVAPTPSLMPTRGLPYQCAECGRCFRRNTELVTHQRLHTGRLPFQCSDCGKSFSWSSHFARHLRIHTGEKPYPCNECGKRFSRSSHLYRHQRTHGTNAAANVTRAYICTYCGRSFSTTLHFDQHQRTHRGRKPYKCTLCGKAFADGLALVKHQRLHLMGGDQNHQCSECGQTFGGRSQLARHRRLHGSSDKPYGCGECGQSFSTRSQLAQHRRLHISADKPYHCGECGLSFTWSSHWERHRRIHTGERPYSCGDCGKCFGRTSHLYRHQRTHAGGQPHICPDCGKSFNSTLHFQRHQHAHHLDPDSAQLPGCTCRDCGKPCADASSLLKHQCMHTGERPHPCPQCGRRFHGTSHLYRHLRSHAHQAGETMFMPASTKCKEIASC is encoded by the exons ATGGAGGATGTGTTGCTAGTTACAGATCCTAATCAGAAGCCCGTTTACAGGGAAACTCACCAGGAGACCTGTGAAAGTCTAGTGGCACTGA CAGGATCTCCAAGTCCTAAACCCAATGAAATCTTCCTGGTGGAAGAAGAAGAcgaagaagatgaagaagaagaagaagaagaagaagaagaagaagaagaagaagaagaagaaccttGCACCCCAGCACCTATTAATAGGGAGAATACAAGAAGAGCCAAGTTAG GTGAGGGATTGGGCagcgaggaggaggaagagagtgaAGAAGAAGATGTTCAACAGCAGGATAGTCCGGAGGTGGTGGAGCTGGATGCCGGCAtggttcctgggaactgtaagagCCTGCACTGGAGGGTGGTGCAGCAAGTTGGCGGTGGCAAGGTTTTGACAGCAGAGGGTCCGCCAATCATGGTTTTGCAGAAGGGCTACGAGTGTGAGGACTGTGGGAAGGTGTTCAGCTGCAGCTCGCACTACAGTAAGCACCGGCGTACACACACAGGTGAACGTCCCTTCCGCTGTGGAGACTGCGGCAAGAGCTTCAATGTCAGCTCCAACCTTTACAGGCACCAGCGGGCCCACGCCAATGCAAGTTCCAAATCAGTCGCCCCCACACCCTCTCTAATGCCTACCCGGGGATTGCCCTATCAGTGTGCTGAATGCGGCCGGTGTTTCCGTCGCAACACAGAGCTGGTGACCCACCAGCGGCTTCACACTGGGCGCCTGCCCTTCCAGTGCAGTGACTGCGGCAAGAGCTTCTCTTGGAGCTCCCACTTTGCCCGGCACCTGAGGATCCACACTGGCGAGAAGCCCTACCCATGCAACGAGTGTGGCAAGCGCTTTAGCCGGAGCTCCCATCTCTACCGGCATCAGCGCACCCACGGCACCAATGCAGCGGCCAATGTCACCCGTGCCTACATCTGCACCTATTGTGGGCGTAGCTTCAGCACCACACTGCACTTCGACCAGCATCAGCGCACCCACCGGGGCCGCAAGCCCTACAAATGTACCCTTTGTGGCAAAGCCTTTGCAGATGGGCTGGCTTTGGTGAAACACCAGCGCTTGCACTTGATGGGGGGAGACCAGAATCACCAGTGTTCTGAGTGTGGACAAACCTTTGGGGGACGGTCCCAGCTGGCCCGCCACCGCCGACTCCACGGCAGCAGTGACAAGCCCTACGGTTGCGGGGAGTGTGGACAAAGTTTCAGCACGCGCAGCCAGCTGGCTCAGCATAGAAGACTTCACATCTCAGCTGACAAGCCATACCATTGTGGAGAGTGCGGGCTCAGCTTCACTTGGAGCTCCCACTGGGAGCGGCATCGGCGTATCCACACAGGCGAGAGGCCCTACTCCTGTGGGGACTGCGGCAAGTGCTTTGGGCGTACCTCCCACCTGTACCGTCACCAGCGCACCCATGCCGGGGGCCAGCCTCACATCTGCCCGGACTGTGGCAAGAGCTTCAACAGCACTTTGCACTTCCAGCGTCACCAGCATGCTCACCATCTCGATCCAGATAGCGCTCAGCTACCTGGCTGCACCTGCAGGGACTGTGGCAAGCCCTGTGCCGATGCCTCATCTCTGCTCAAACACCAGTGTATGCATACGGGTGAGAGGCCGCATCCCTGTCCCCAGTGTGGGCGCCGATTCCATGGCACCTCACACCTTTACCGCCACCTCCGCAGCCATGCCCACCAGGCAGGGGAGACTATGTTCATGCCAGCCTCTACAAAGTGTAAGGAGATTGCATCGTGCTAA
- the LOC133380856 gene encoding zinc finger protein 345-like isoform X1 codes for MEDVLLVTDPNQKPVYRETHQETCESLVALTGSPSPKPNEIFLVEEEDEEDEEEEEEEEEEEEEEEEEPCTPAPINRENTRRAKLAGEGLGSEEEEESEEEDVQQQDSPEVVELDAGMVPGNCKSLHWRVVQQVGGGKVLTAEGPPIMVLQKGYECEDCGKVFSCSSHYSKHRRTHTGERPFRCGDCGKSFNVSSNLYRHQRAHANASSKSVAPTPSLMPTRGLPYQCAECGRCFRRNTELVTHQRLHTGRLPFQCSDCGKSFSWSSHFARHLRIHTGEKPYPCNECGKRFSRSSHLYRHQRTHGTNAAANVTRAYICTYCGRSFSTTLHFDQHQRTHRGRKPYKCTLCGKAFADGLALVKHQRLHLMGGDQNHQCSECGQTFGGRSQLARHRRLHGSSDKPYGCGECGQSFSTRSQLAQHRRLHISADKPYHCGECGLSFTWSSHWERHRRIHTGERPYSCGDCGKCFGRTSHLYRHQRTHAGGQPHICPDCGKSFNSTLHFQRHQHAHHLDPDSAQLPGCTCRDCGKPCADASSLLKHQCMHTGERPHPCPQCGRRFHGTSHLYRHLRSHAHQAGETMFMPASTKCKEIASC; via the exons ATGGAGGATGTGTTGCTAGTTACAGATCCTAATCAGAAGCCCGTTTACAGGGAAACTCACCAGGAGACCTGTGAAAGTCTAGTGGCACTGA CAGGATCTCCAAGTCCTAAACCCAATGAAATCTTCCTGGTGGAAGAAGAAGAcgaagaagatgaagaagaagaagaagaagaagaagaagaagaagaagaagaagaagaagaaccttGCACCCCAGCACCTATTAATAGGGAGAATACAAGAAGAGCCAAGTTAG CAGGTGAGGGATTGGGCagcgaggaggaggaagagagtgaAGAAGAAGATGTTCAACAGCAGGATAGTCCGGAGGTGGTGGAGCTGGATGCCGGCAtggttcctgggaactgtaagagCCTGCACTGGAGGGTGGTGCAGCAAGTTGGCGGTGGCAAGGTTTTGACAGCAGAGGGTCCGCCAATCATGGTTTTGCAGAAGGGCTACGAGTGTGAGGACTGTGGGAAGGTGTTCAGCTGCAGCTCGCACTACAGTAAGCACCGGCGTACACACACAGGTGAACGTCCCTTCCGCTGTGGAGACTGCGGCAAGAGCTTCAATGTCAGCTCCAACCTTTACAGGCACCAGCGGGCCCACGCCAATGCAAGTTCCAAATCAGTCGCCCCCACACCCTCTCTAATGCCTACCCGGGGATTGCCCTATCAGTGTGCTGAATGCGGCCGGTGTTTCCGTCGCAACACAGAGCTGGTGACCCACCAGCGGCTTCACACTGGGCGCCTGCCCTTCCAGTGCAGTGACTGCGGCAAGAGCTTCTCTTGGAGCTCCCACTTTGCCCGGCACCTGAGGATCCACACTGGCGAGAAGCCCTACCCATGCAACGAGTGTGGCAAGCGCTTTAGCCGGAGCTCCCATCTCTACCGGCATCAGCGCACCCACGGCACCAATGCAGCGGCCAATGTCACCCGTGCCTACATCTGCACCTATTGTGGGCGTAGCTTCAGCACCACACTGCACTTCGACCAGCATCAGCGCACCCACCGGGGCCGCAAGCCCTACAAATGTACCCTTTGTGGCAAAGCCTTTGCAGATGGGCTGGCTTTGGTGAAACACCAGCGCTTGCACTTGATGGGGGGAGACCAGAATCACCAGTGTTCTGAGTGTGGACAAACCTTTGGGGGACGGTCCCAGCTGGCCCGCCACCGCCGACTCCACGGCAGCAGTGACAAGCCCTACGGTTGCGGGGAGTGTGGACAAAGTTTCAGCACGCGCAGCCAGCTGGCTCAGCATAGAAGACTTCACATCTCAGCTGACAAGCCATACCATTGTGGAGAGTGCGGGCTCAGCTTCACTTGGAGCTCCCACTGGGAGCGGCATCGGCGTATCCACACAGGCGAGAGGCCCTACTCCTGTGGGGACTGCGGCAAGTGCTTTGGGCGTACCTCCCACCTGTACCGTCACCAGCGCACCCATGCCGGGGGCCAGCCTCACATCTGCCCGGACTGTGGCAAGAGCTTCAACAGCACTTTGCACTTCCAGCGTCACCAGCATGCTCACCATCTCGATCCAGATAGCGCTCAGCTACCTGGCTGCACCTGCAGGGACTGTGGCAAGCCCTGTGCCGATGCCTCATCTCTGCTCAAACACCAGTGTATGCATACGGGTGAGAGGCCGCATCCCTGTCCCCAGTGTGGGCGCCGATTCCATGGCACCTCACACCTTTACCGCCACCTCCGCAGCCATGCCCACCAGGCAGGGGAGACTATGTTCATGCCAGCCTCTACAAAGTGTAAGGAGATTGCATCGTGCTAA
- the LOC133380856 gene encoding zinc finger protein 383-like isoform X4: MEDVLLVTDPNQKPVYRETHQETCESLVALTGSPSPKPNEIFLVEEEDEEDEEEEEEEEEEEEEEEEEPCTPAPINRENTRRAKLAGEGLGSEEEEESEEEDVQQQDSPEVVELDAGMVPGNCKSLHWRVVQQVGGGKVLTAEGPPIMVLQKGYECEDCGKVFSCSSHYSKHRRTHTGERPFRCGDCGKSFNVSSNLYRHQRAHANASSKSVAPTPSLMPTRGLPYQCAECGRCFRRNTELVTHQRLHTGRLPFQCSDCGKSFSWSSHFARHLRIHTGEKPYPCNECGKRFSRSSHLYRHQRTHGTNAAANVTRAYICTYCGRSFSTTLHFDQHQRTHRGRKPYKCTLCGKAFADGLALVKHQRLHLMGGDQNHQCSECGQTFGGRSQLARHRRLHGSSDKPYGCGECGQSFSTRSQLAQHRRLHISADKPYHCGECGLSFTWSSHWERHRRIHTGERPYSCGDCGKCFGRTSHLYRHQRTHAGGQPHICPDCGKSFNSTLHFQRHQHAHHLDPDSAQLPGCTCRDCGKPCADASSLLKHQCMHTAIS, from the exons ATGGAGGATGTGTTGCTAGTTACAGATCCTAATCAGAAGCCCGTTTACAGGGAAACTCACCAGGAGACCTGTGAAAGTCTAGTGGCACTGA CAGGATCTCCAAGTCCTAAACCCAATGAAATCTTCCTGGTGGAAGAAGAAGAcgaagaagatgaagaagaagaagaagaagaagaagaagaagaagaagaagaagaagaagaaccttGCACCCCAGCACCTATTAATAGGGAGAATACAAGAAGAGCCAAGTTAG CAGGTGAGGGATTGGGCagcgaggaggaggaagagagtgaAGAAGAAGATGTTCAACAGCAGGATAGTCCGGAGGTGGTGGAGCTGGATGCCGGCAtggttcctgggaactgtaagagCCTGCACTGGAGGGTGGTGCAGCAAGTTGGCGGTGGCAAGGTTTTGACAGCAGAGGGTCCGCCAATCATGGTTTTGCAGAAGGGCTACGAGTGTGAGGACTGTGGGAAGGTGTTCAGCTGCAGCTCGCACTACAGTAAGCACCGGCGTACACACACAGGTGAACGTCCCTTCCGCTGTGGAGACTGCGGCAAGAGCTTCAATGTCAGCTCCAACCTTTACAGGCACCAGCGGGCCCACGCCAATGCAAGTTCCAAATCAGTCGCCCCCACACCCTCTCTAATGCCTACCCGGGGATTGCCCTATCAGTGTGCTGAATGCGGCCGGTGTTTCCGTCGCAACACAGAGCTGGTGACCCACCAGCGGCTTCACACTGGGCGCCTGCCCTTCCAGTGCAGTGACTGCGGCAAGAGCTTCTCTTGGAGCTCCCACTTTGCCCGGCACCTGAGGATCCACACTGGCGAGAAGCCCTACCCATGCAACGAGTGTGGCAAGCGCTTTAGCCGGAGCTCCCATCTCTACCGGCATCAGCGCACCCACGGCACCAATGCAGCGGCCAATGTCACCCGTGCCTACATCTGCACCTATTGTGGGCGTAGCTTCAGCACCACACTGCACTTCGACCAGCATCAGCGCACCCACCGGGGCCGCAAGCCCTACAAATGTACCCTTTGTGGCAAAGCCTTTGCAGATGGGCTGGCTTTGGTGAAACACCAGCGCTTGCACTTGATGGGGGGAGACCAGAATCACCAGTGTTCTGAGTGTGGACAAACCTTTGGGGGACGGTCCCAGCTGGCCCGCCACCGCCGACTCCACGGCAGCAGTGACAAGCCCTACGGTTGCGGGGAGTGTGGACAAAGTTTCAGCACGCGCAGCCAGCTGGCTCAGCATAGAAGACTTCACATCTCAGCTGACAAGCCATACCATTGTGGAGAGTGCGGGCTCAGCTTCACTTGGAGCTCCCACTGGGAGCGGCATCGGCGTATCCACACAGGCGAGAGGCCCTACTCCTGTGGGGACTGCGGCAAGTGCTTTGGGCGTACCTCCCACCTGTACCGTCACCAGCGCACCCATGCCGGGGGCCAGCCTCACATCTGCCCGGACTGTGGCAAGAGCTTCAACAGCACTTTGCACTTCCAGCGTCACCAGCATGCTCACCATCTCGATCCAGATAGCGCTCAGCTACCTGGCTGCACCTGCAGGGACTGTGGCAAGCCCTGTGCCGATGCCTCATCTCTGCTCAAACACCAGTGTATGCATACGG CAATCAGTTGA